A stretch of the Notamacropus eugenii isolate mMacEug1 chromosome 2, mMacEug1.pri_v2, whole genome shotgun sequence genome encodes the following:
- the SLC39A7 gene encoding zinc transporter SLC39A7: MAHGAPGARCWAAVGLVTWVALELLVSGLGVHADLHEDMHEDFHHPGHGHSHKDFHHHDHGHSHEDFHHPGHGHSHEDFHHPGHGHSHEDFHHPGHGHSHEDFQHHGHGHLHDDFHHGHSHAPGHHGHTHESFYYESDPLHNRQSHEGNGHRSHTHDHGHSHAHEYGQRSKGIGDSEVLGSGQDLDTVSLWAYALGATVLISAAPFFILFLVPVESNSPQHRSLLQILLSFASGGLLGDAFLHLIPHALEPHSHHGDMEPQLEERPGHGHSHSHQGPILSVGLWVLGGIVAFLVVEKFVTHVKGGHGHGHGHGHGHGHEHGQHESSKEKQSSDEEEKEKEIGGARRRRGAGREPNDGPVKQLKCEKEKGGSDMRVSGYLNLAADLAHNFTDGLAIGASFRGGRGLGILTTLTVLLHEVPHEVGDFAILVQSGCSKRQAMRLQLLTALGALAGTTCALLAEGGSQGNSTAGGSGPGWVLPFTAGGFIYVATVSVLPELLREASPLQSLLEVLGLLGGVAMMVLIAYLE, translated from the exons ATGGCTCACGGAGCCCCAGGGGCCAGATGCTGGGCAGCTGTGGGGTTGGTGACTTGGGTTGCCTTAGAGCTGCTGGTGTCTGGACTTGGGGTCCACGCAGACCTGCATGAAGATATGCATGAAGATTTCCACCATCCTGGCCATGGCCATTCACACAAGGATTTCCACCATCATGACCATGGGCACTCGCATGAGGATTTCCATCATCCTGGCCATGGGCACTCCCACGAGGATTTCCATCATCCTGGCCATGGGCACTCCCACGAGGATTTCCATCATCCTGGCCATGGGCACTCCCATGAAGATTTCCAGCATCATGGCCATGGACATTTGCATGATGATTTCCATCATGGTCACAGCCATGCACCAGGACACCATGGCCACACACATGAGAGCTTTTATTATGAGTCTGACCCCTTGCACAATAGACAGTCACATGAAGGAAATGGACACAGAAGTCACACTCATGACCATGGACACAGCCATGCTCATGAATATGGACAAAGGTCTAAAGGCATTGGGGATTCTGAGGTTCTAGGCAGTGGGCAGGACTTGGACACTGTCAGTCTTTGGGCATAT GCTCTGGGGGCAACAGTGCTAATCTCAGCGGCTCCATTTTTCATCCTATTTCTTGTGCCTGTGGAATCCAATTCCCCTCAGCACCGCTCACTCCTGCAGATCCTTCTCAGCTTTGCCTCAGGGGGACTTCTGGGAGATGCCTTCCTGCATCTGATACCTCATGCCCTGG aacctcattctcatcatgGGGATATGGAACCTCAACTTGAAGAAAGGCCAGGACATGGACACTCTCATAGCC ACCAGGGCCCCATTCTCTCTGTTGGGCTCTGGGTTCTCGGTGGAATTGTTGCCTTTCTTGTGGTGGAGAAATTTGTGACACATGTGAAGGGAGGACATGGACATGGACACGGACACGGACATGGACATGGACATGAGCATGGCCAACATG agTCCTCCAAGGAAAAACAGagttcagatgaggaagagaaagagaaagagattggaggagcaaggaggagaagaggagcagGCAGAGAACCCAATGATGGTCCAGTGAAACAGCTtaaatgtgaaaaggagaaaggaggctCAG ACATGCGTGTGTCTGGATACCTGAACCTAGCTGCTGACCTGGCCCACAACTTCACAGATGGACTAGCAATTGGGGCTTCTTTCCGAGGGGGCCGGGGACTAGGGATTTTGACCACACTAACTGTCCTGCTACACGAGGTGCCCCATGAAGTTGGGGATTTTGCCATCCTTGTCCAGTCTGGCTGCAGCAAGAGGCAG GCGATGCGTCTTCAACTGCTGACAGCACTGGGGGCCCTAGCAGGCACAACCTGTGCACTCTTGGCTGAAGGAGGGTCCCAGGGAAACAGTACTGCTGGTGGTAGTGGCCCAGGTTGGGTCCTCCCATTTACAGCTGGTGGCTTCATCTATGTGGCAACTGTGTCTGTATTGCCTGAGCTACTGAGGGAGGCTTCTCCCCTGCAGTCCTTGCTGGAGGTTCTGGGGCTGTTGGGTGGAGTTGCTATGATGGTGCTCATTGCCTACCTCGAATGA
- the HSD17B8 gene encoding (3R)-3-hydroxyacyl-CoA dehydrogenase: MAAQLRLRSALALVTGAGSGIGRAVSLRLAREGALVAASDRDGAAAEKTIRLLEGTESEAGAGPGRHAAFQADVAEAESVHGLIEQIQACFSRPPSVVVSCAGITQDEFLLRMPEDYWDEVIAVNLKGTFLVTQAAARALVSSGCGGSIINIGSIVGKVGNLGQANYAASKAGVEGMTRSVARELGRHGIRCNSILPGFILTPMTKKVPQKVLDKITPQIPMGHLGVPEDVADVVAFLASDDSGYITGTTVEVTGGLFM; this comes from the exons ATGGCGGCCCAGCTTCGGCTGCGTTCAGCGCTGGCTCTGGTCACAG GTGCAGGTAGTGGCATCGGCAGGGCAGTCAGCCTGCGCCTGGCCAGGGAAGGGGCCCTTGTGGCTGCAAGTGACCGGGATGGGGCAGCAGCCGAGAAGACTATACGGCTTCTGGAGGGCACAGAGAGTGAAGCTGGGGCTGGCCCCGGGCGTCACGCTGCTTTCCAGGCCGATGTGGCAGAGGCTGAGTCGGTGCACGGGCTGATAGAGCAAATCCAG GCCTGCTTCTCCCGCCCACCATCAGTGGTGGTCTCTTGTGCCGGTATCACCCAGGATGAGTTTTTGCTCCGAATGCCTGAAGATTACTGGGATGAAGTCATTGCTGTCAACCTCAAG GGCACCTTTTTGGTCACTCAGGCTGCAGCTAGAGCCCTGGTATCCAGTGGCTGTGGTGGCTCCATCATCAACATCGGTAGCATCGTAGGAAAG GTGGGGAACCTAGGACAGGCAAACTATGCTGCATCCAAAGCTGGAGTGGAAGGAATGACCCGAAGTGTGGCTCGAGAACTTGGACG ACATGGAATCCGCTGTAACTCCATCCTTCCAGGATTCATCCTAACACCCATGACAAAGAAAGTACCACAGAAAGTATTGGACAAG ATAACTCCACAAATTCCGATGGGCCATCTGGGGGTCCCTGAGG ATGTGGCAGATGTGGTGGCATTCCTGGCATCAGATGACAGTGGATACATCACAGGGACCACTGTGGAGGTCACTG GAGGTCTCTTCATGTAA
- the LOC140525928 gene encoding uncharacterized protein: MSPTSSHPPLLSTSHFSLPSPSLSSTLHLDAPPPMPVTFTDMAVYFGDVMWESYRNLISLGFPIPKPELITHLEQGAEPWGPGSQESEEGRVPKDPYPGMRTKEEKETESVPDPPPALEGSPPPATPSGPALPPPPASPPPPPKPFSCPECGSCFSRRSHLSRHRLIHSGERPFPCPECGKCFAQGAHLALHLRSHTGDRPYSCDQCGRSFRHGSHLARHRRTHLPEPPYRCGQCGKGFSQSSGLLQHATVHTGERPYICAVCGRGFGRHPSLIRHQKSHSGERPFPCPECGKRFTQSANLARHLRTHTGETPYLCGECGRGFSQHPRLVAHRKAHHTGPPPPPPPVHSCADCGLLFPQALALARHRAAQHGGEKPFRCTQCGEGFGHRSNLRRHQRGHGGERPYRCSQCGKGFGQSSGLVQHQRVHTGEKPFRCPDCGRGFRYSSNLAQHYRGHTGDRPFRCEHCGRGFTRSSHLLRHRATHGGEDGDEECGPGGVPVLTIKAGSISQESPKESGETAQVIETLSQPE; encoded by the exons ATGTCACCTACATCCTCCCATCCTCCTCTGCTCTCTACTTctcacttttctctcccttccccttcattgtCTTCCACTCTTCACCTTGATGCCCCACCCCCTATGCCAGTGACTTTCACAGACATGGCTGTGTATTTTGGAGATGTCATGTGGGAGAGCTACCGGAATCTTATCTCCTTGG GATTTCCAATCCCCAAACCAGAATTGATCACTCACCTGGAGCAAGGGGCTGAGCCATGGGGTCCAGGGTCTCAGGAGTCTGAAGAAGGAAGAGTCCCAAAAGATCCCTACCCAG GCATGAGGaccaaggaagaaaaggagacagaatccGTCCCTGACCCTCCCCCTGCCTTGGAGGGTTCCCCACCACCGGCTACGCCCAGTggcccagccctgcctccacccccagcatccccacccccacccccaaagcccTTTTCCTGCCCTGAATGTGGTTCCTGCTTCTCACGACGTTCCCACCTTTCGCGCCATAGGCTGATCCACTCTGGCGAGCGCCCCTTCCCTTGCCCTGAATGTGGcaagtgctttgcccagggtgCCCACCTGGCCTTGCATCTGCGTTCCCACACAGGTGACCGACCCTATTCTTGTGATCAGTGTGGCCGAAGCTTTCGCCATGGCTCTCACTTGGCCCGGCACCGACGTACACATCTGCCTGAGCCTCCCTACCGATGTGGCCAGTGTGGAAAGGGTTTCTCTCAGAGTTCTGGGCTCCTGCAGCATGCCACTGTCCACACAGGCGAGCGTCCCTATATCTGTGCTGTTTGTGGCAGAGGCTTTGGCCGCCACCCCAGCCTCATCCGACACCAGAAGTCCCATTCCGGTGAACGCCCCTTTCCCTGTCCTGAATGTGGCAAGCGCTTCACTCAGAGTGCCAATCTTGCCCGCCACCTTCGGACACACACTGGAGAGACACCATACCTGTGTGGGGAGTGTGGACGTGGCTTTAGCCAGCACCCTCGCCTCGTGGCACATCGAAAAGCCCATCACACaggacccccacccccaccccctcctgtCCACTCTTGTGCTGACTGTGGTCTACTGTTCCCCCAGGCTCTGGCACTGGCCCGTCACCGGGCAGCCCAGCATGGTGGTGAGAAGCCATTCCGCTGCACTCAGTGTGGGGAGGGTTTTGGCCACCGCTCCAACCTGCGGCGCCACCAGCGTGGTCATGGTGGGGAACGACCATACCGCTGCAGTCAGTGTGGCAAAGGCTTTGGTCAAAGCTCAGGGCTGGTCCAGCACCAGCGAGTTCATACTGGTGAGAAGCCCTTCCGCTGCCCAGACTGTGGCCGTGGGTTCCGCTATAGCTCCAACCTGGCACAACATTACCGAGGCCACACTGGAGACCGGCCCTTCCGCTGTGAGCACTGTGGTCGTGGCTTTACCCGTAGTTCTCACCTGCTGCGGCACCGTGCCACACATGGTGgggaagatggagatgaggagtgTGGGCCTGGAGGGGTTCCTGTACTGACAATTAAGGCAGGTTCCATAAGCCAGGAATCACCCAAGGAATCTGGAGAGACTGCCCAAGTGATTGAAACCCTATCTCAACCAGAGTGA
- the RXRB gene encoding retinoic acid receptor RXR-beta isoform X2 — protein sequence MGDSGRDCRSPDSSSLSSSPQPPPRGGPPPSPPGPPLAPLPSATSSLLGTGGPPQLPLGSPFPVISSSMGSPGLPPPAPPGPYGPVSSPQINSTVSLPGGGSGPPEDVKPPLLGVRGLHCPPPPAGPGAGKRLCAICGDRSSGKHYGVYSCEGCKGFFKRTIRKDLTYSCRDNKDCTVDKRQRNRCQYCRYQKCLATGMKREAVQEERQRGKEKDGEGEGAGGAPEEMPVDRILEAELAVEQKSDQGVEGPGGTGGGGSSPNDPVTNICQAADKQLFTLVEWAKRIPHFSSLPLDDQVILLRAGWNELLIASFSHRSISVRDGILLATGLHVHRNSAHSAGVGAIFDRVLTELVSKMRDMRMDKTELGCLRAIILFNPVSWKDKIQSTLAKQC from the exons ATGGGCGACAGCGGGCGGG ACTGTAGAAGCCCAGACAGCTCCTCCCTGAGCTCATCCCCACAACCCCCTCCCCGGGGGggccctcccccttctcctcctgggCCCCCCCTGGCTCCCCTACCCTCTGCAACTTCATCCCTCTTAGGAACAGGGGGCCCACCCCAACTCCCACTTGGCTCCCCCTTTCCTGTCATCAGCTCCTCCATGGGGTCGCCTGGGCTGCCTCCCCCAGCCCCTCCTGGACCCTATGGCCCTGTCAGCAGTCCCCAG ATTAACTCCACAGTGTCACTCCCTGGGGGAGGGTCCGGCCCCCCAGAAGATGTGAAGCCACCATTGTTGGGTGTTCGAGGCCTGCACTGTCCACCTCCCCCAGCAGGTCCAGGGGCTGGCAAACGTCTTTGTGCAATCTGTGGGGACAGAAGTTCAG GCAAACACTATGGGGTCTACAGCTGTGAAGGTTGTAAAGGTTTCTTCAAACGAACCATCCGAAAGGACTTGACTTACTCATGTCGGGACAACAAGGACTGTACTGTGGACAAGCGGCAACGGAACCGCTGTCAGTACTGCCGCTACCAGAAATGCCTTGCTACTGGCATGAAGAGGGAGG cGGTACAGGAGGAGCGTCAAAGGGGCAAAGAGAAGGACGGGGAAGGGGAGGGAGCCGGGGGGGCCCCTGAGGAGATGCCTGTGGACAGGATCCTGGAGGCTGAACTCGCCGTGGAACAGAAGAGTGACCAGGGCGTAGAAGGACCCGGGGGAACCGGGGGCGGCGGCAGTAGC cCAAATGACCCTGTGACCAACATCTGTCAGGCAGCAGACAAACAGCTATTTACACTGGTTGAGTGGGCAAAGAGGATCCCACacttctcttctctgcctctggATGACCAGGTCATCCTGCTTCGAGCAG GCTGGAATGAGCTCCTCATCGCCTCCTTCTCCCATCGTTCCATCTCCGTCAGGGATGGCATCCTTCTTGCCACAGGGCTCCATGTCCATCGAAACTCTGCTCATTCAGCTGGTGTTGGAGCCATTTTTGACCG GGTGCTGACTGAATTGGTGTCCAAGATGCGGGATATGCGAATGGATAAGACAGAACTTGGCTGTTTGAGGGCAATTATCTTATTCAATCCAG tgTCCTGGAAAGACAAAATACAGTCAACACTTGCAAAACAATGCTAA
- the RXRB gene encoding retinoic acid receptor RXR-beta isoform X1, whose amino-acid sequence MGSPGLPPPAPPGPYGPVSSPQINSTVSLPGGGSGPPEDVKPPLLGVRGLHCPPPPAGPGAGKRLCAICGDRSSGKHYGVYSCEGCKGFFKRTIRKDLTYSCRDNKDCTVDKRQRNRCQYCRYQKCLATGMKREAVQEERQRGKEKDGEGEGAGGAPEEMPVDRILEAELAVEQKSDQGVEGPGGTGGGGSSPNDPVTNICQAADKQLFTLVEWAKRIPHFSSLPLDDQVILLRAGWNELLIASFSHRSISVRDGILLATGLHVHRNSAHSAGVGAIFDRVLTELVSKMRDMRMDKTELGCLRAIILFNPDAKGLSNPGEVEILREKVYASLESYCKQKYPEQQGRFAKLLLRLPALRSIGLKCLEHLFFFKLIGDTPIDTFLMEMLEAPHQLA is encoded by the exons ATGGGGTCGCCTGGGCTGCCTCCCCCAGCCCCTCCTGGACCCTATGGCCCTGTCAGCAGTCCCCAG ATTAACTCCACAGTGTCACTCCCTGGGGGAGGGTCCGGCCCCCCAGAAGATGTGAAGCCACCATTGTTGGGTGTTCGAGGCCTGCACTGTCCACCTCCCCCAGCAGGTCCAGGGGCTGGCAAACGTCTTTGTGCAATCTGTGGGGACAGAAGTTCAG GCAAACACTATGGGGTCTACAGCTGTGAAGGTTGTAAAGGTTTCTTCAAACGAACCATCCGAAAGGACTTGACTTACTCATGTCGGGACAACAAGGACTGTACTGTGGACAAGCGGCAACGGAACCGCTGTCAGTACTGCCGCTACCAGAAATGCCTTGCTACTGGCATGAAGAGGGAGG cGGTACAGGAGGAGCGTCAAAGGGGCAAAGAGAAGGACGGGGAAGGGGAGGGAGCCGGGGGGGCCCCTGAGGAGATGCCTGTGGACAGGATCCTGGAGGCTGAACTCGCCGTGGAACAGAAGAGTGACCAGGGCGTAGAAGGACCCGGGGGAACCGGGGGCGGCGGCAGTAGC cCAAATGACCCTGTGACCAACATCTGTCAGGCAGCAGACAAACAGCTATTTACACTGGTTGAGTGGGCAAAGAGGATCCCACacttctcttctctgcctctggATGACCAGGTCATCCTGCTTCGAGCAG GCTGGAATGAGCTCCTCATCGCCTCCTTCTCCCATCGTTCCATCTCCGTCAGGGATGGCATCCTTCTTGCCACAGGGCTCCATGTCCATCGAAACTCTGCTCATTCAGCTGGTGTTGGAGCCATTTTTGACCG GGTGCTGACTGAATTGGTGTCCAAGATGCGGGATATGCGAATGGATAAGACAGAACTTGGCTGTTTGAGGGCAATTATCTTATTCAATCCAG ATGCCAAGGGCCTCTCCAACCCTGGGGAGGTAGAGATTCTGAGGGAGAAAGTCTATGCATCTTTGGAATCATACTGTAAACAGAAATACCCTGAGCAGCAGGGACG GTTTGCAAAGCTGCTCCTTCGTCTCCCTGCCCTCCGATCTATTGGCCTCAAGTGCTTGGAGCATCTGTTTTTCTTCAAGCTCATCGGGGACACACCCATTGATACCTTCCTTATGGAAATGCTAGAGGCACCACACCAGCTTGCCTAA
- the RING1 gene encoding E3 ubiquitin-protein ligase RING1 — MATPANAQSASKTWELSLYELHRTPQEAIMDGTEIAVSPRSLHSELMCPICLDMLKNTMTTKECLHRFCSDCIVTALRSGNKECPTCRKKLVSKRSLRPDPNFDALISKIYPSREEYEAHQDRVLIRLSRLHNQQALSSSIEEGLRMQAMHRAQRVRRPMPESDQTTTMSGGEGEPGEGEGDGDGEDVSSDSAPDSTPGPAPKRHRTGVVGSSSGGTGGGAAGGMGGGAGSEDSGDRGAPLGGGTLGPPSPPGAPSPPEPGGEIELVFRPHPLLVEKGEYSQTRYVKTTGNATVDHLSKYLALRIALERRQQQEAGEPGAPGGGVPEAGGPEGGGGEAPGTGGTDGPEEPALPSLEGVSEKQYTIYIAPGGGAFTTLNGSLTLELVNEKFWKVSRPLELCYAPTKDPK, encoded by the exons ATGGCGACCCCGGCGAATGCACAGAGCGCCAGCAAAACGTGGGAACTGAGTCTCTATGAGCTGCATCGGACCCCACAG GAAGCCATCATGGATGGCACAGAGATTGCTGTTTCCCCACGATCCCTACATTCAGAGCTCATGTGCCCAATCTGTCTGGACATGCTGAAGAATACCATGACCACAAAGGAGTGTCTCCACCGCTTCTGCTCCGACTGCATTGTCACTGCGCTTCGTAGCGG GAACAAAGAGTGCCCCACTTGTAGGAAGAAGCTGGTGTCAAAGCGGTCTCTTCGGCCTGATCCAAACTTTGATGCACTGATCTCCAAAATTTACCCAAGTCGAGAAGAGTACGAAGCACACCAGGATCGTGTCCTCATCCGGCTTAGCCGCCTGCACAACCAACAGGCACTGAGCTCCAGCATCGAGGAGGGGCTCCGAATGCAGGCGATGCACAG GGCCCAACGTGTAAGGCGGCCAATGCCAGAGTCAGACCAGACAACAACAAtgagtggtggggagggagagcctggtgagggagagggagatggagatggGGAAGATGTTAGCTCAGACTCTGCCCCAGACTCCACTCCTGGACCTGCCCCCAAACGACATCGAACAGGAGTTGTGGGAAGTAGCAGTGGAGGGACAGGGGGTGGGGCTGCTGGAGGTATGGGTGGGGGAGCAGGCTCTGAGGATTCTGGAGACCGGGGTGCCCCCCTGGGTGGGGGCACCCTGGGTCCACCAAGCCCACCTGGGGCCCCCAGTCCTCCTGAGCCAGGAGGAGAGATCGAGCTTGTGTTCCGGCCCCATCCTCTGCTGGTCGAGAAAGGAGAATACAGTCAGACTAG ATATGTGAAGACAACGGGGAATGCCACAGTTGACCACCTCTCCAAGTACTTGGCTCTAAGGATTGCACTTGAGCGGAGGCAGCAACAAGAGGCTGGAGAGCCTGGGGCACCAGGTGGAGGAGTCCCAGAAGCTGGAGGACctgagggaggtgggggggaggcaCCAGGAACTGGAGGAACGGATGGGCCAGAGGAGCCAGCCTTGCCCAGCCTGGAGGGTGTCAGTGAGAAGCAGTATACCATCTATATCGCACCTGGGGGAGGAGCTTTCACG ACCCTGAATGGCTCACTGACCCTGGAGTTGGTGAACGAGAAGTTCTGGAAGGTGTCCAGACCCCTGGAGCTGTGCTATGCCCCCACTAAGGATCCCAAGTGA
- the RXRB gene encoding retinoic acid receptor RXR-beta isoform X3, with protein MGDSGRDCRSPDSSSLSSSPQPPPRGGPPPSPPGPPLAPLPSATSSLLGTGGPPQLPLGSPFPVISSSMGSPGLPPPAPPGPYGPVSSPQINSTVSLPGGGSGPPEDVKPPLLGVRGLHCPPPPAGPGAGKRLCAICGDRSSGKHYGVYSCEGCKGFFKRTIRKDLTYSCRDNKDCTVDKRQRNRCQYCRYQKCLATGMKREAVQEERQRGKEKDGEGEGAGGAPEEMPVDRILEAELAVEQKSDQGVEGPGGTGGGGSSPNDPVTNICQAADKQLFTLVEWAKRIPHFSSLPLDDQVILLRAGWNELLIASFSHRSISVRDGILLATGLHVHRNSAHSAGVGAIFDRVLTELVSKMRDMRMDKTELGCLRAIILFNPDAKGLSNPGEVEILREKVYASLESYCKQKYPEQQGRFAKLLLRLPALRSIGLKCLEHLFFFKLIGDTPIDTFLMEMLEAPHQLA; from the exons ATGGGCGACAGCGGGCGGG ACTGTAGAAGCCCAGACAGCTCCTCCCTGAGCTCATCCCCACAACCCCCTCCCCGGGGGggccctcccccttctcctcctgggCCCCCCCTGGCTCCCCTACCCTCTGCAACTTCATCCCTCTTAGGAACAGGGGGCCCACCCCAACTCCCACTTGGCTCCCCCTTTCCTGTCATCAGCTCCTCCATGGGGTCGCCTGGGCTGCCTCCCCCAGCCCCTCCTGGACCCTATGGCCCTGTCAGCAGTCCCCAG ATTAACTCCACAGTGTCACTCCCTGGGGGAGGGTCCGGCCCCCCAGAAGATGTGAAGCCACCATTGTTGGGTGTTCGAGGCCTGCACTGTCCACCTCCCCCAGCAGGTCCAGGGGCTGGCAAACGTCTTTGTGCAATCTGTGGGGACAGAAGTTCAG GCAAACACTATGGGGTCTACAGCTGTGAAGGTTGTAAAGGTTTCTTCAAACGAACCATCCGAAAGGACTTGACTTACTCATGTCGGGACAACAAGGACTGTACTGTGGACAAGCGGCAACGGAACCGCTGTCAGTACTGCCGCTACCAGAAATGCCTTGCTACTGGCATGAAGAGGGAGG cGGTACAGGAGGAGCGTCAAAGGGGCAAAGAGAAGGACGGGGAAGGGGAGGGAGCCGGGGGGGCCCCTGAGGAGATGCCTGTGGACAGGATCCTGGAGGCTGAACTCGCCGTGGAACAGAAGAGTGACCAGGGCGTAGAAGGACCCGGGGGAACCGGGGGCGGCGGCAGTAGC cCAAATGACCCTGTGACCAACATCTGTCAGGCAGCAGACAAACAGCTATTTACACTGGTTGAGTGGGCAAAGAGGATCCCACacttctcttctctgcctctggATGACCAGGTCATCCTGCTTCGAGCAG GCTGGAATGAGCTCCTCATCGCCTCCTTCTCCCATCGTTCCATCTCCGTCAGGGATGGCATCCTTCTTGCCACAGGGCTCCATGTCCATCGAAACTCTGCTCATTCAGCTGGTGTTGGAGCCATTTTTGACCG GGTGCTGACTGAATTGGTGTCCAAGATGCGGGATATGCGAATGGATAAGACAGAACTTGGCTGTTTGAGGGCAATTATCTTATTCAATCCAG ATGCCAAGGGCCTCTCCAACCCTGGGGAGGTAGAGATTCTGAGGGAGAAAGTCTATGCATCTTTGGAATCATACTGTAAACAGAAATACCCTGAGCAGCAGGGACG GTTTGCAAAGCTGCTCCTTCGTCTCCCTGCCCTCCGATCTATTGGCCTCAAGTGCTTGGAGCATCTGTTTTTCTTCAAGCTCATCGGGGACACACCCATTGATACCTTCCTTATGGAAATGCTAGAGGCACCACACCAGCTTGCCTAA